Genomic window (Candidatus Bathyarchaeia archaeon):
TAGCCTTCCAAAAGCTCATTTTTTGTAAAGGCGCTCACGGCAATTATTCTATCCGCACGTTCAAGCATTTTCCGCTCGAAAAACCTCAAAGCTTCATTAAAGATTCGCACAACCCTCTCATTTGCATTAAGTTCAAGAAATGGCTCATTTTTTAGCGCATCATTTTCTCCCTTCCATGTCGTATGAACAGTCGCCACCACCGCCCCTCTAAAAGCCCTTGGAACAGCAAAAAATGGAACCAGTGGAAGGTTGACGTGCACCACATCTATCCGGGATTTTCCGTCAATTTCTAGCAGCTTCCTTGAAGCATGCATGTAAAAGAGAATGGTCTCAAACAAGGGTGCACAAGGAGTTTTTATTTGAAAGACCTTAACATTTTCGGATGAGGGTGAAGCTTTTCCTAACACGTGGTGATTCTTGGTGATAACGTATACCGTGTTCTCAAGGCGCGCAAGGTTCTCCGCCAAATAATAGACGTAGGAGCCTGTTCCACCCATTATGGGCAGGTATTCCGGAGTTAAAAAACATACTTTAATCAACAGGACTTTCCTCTCCAGCCTTCACCGTTTTAAAGATTCCGAAGATGCCTCCAAGAGTCCAAGCTACTGCCCTGACGAAGCAGATGGGGACTAGAAGTAGAGCTGTAGGATCCTTGAATTGTAGTGAAACTTTCGCAGCATAGATAACGTAGTAGGCTAGTAGGAATGCCAAAATTGCCGTAGAAACGTACAAAGTGAACCTTGCCTGTTCAAGTGTTAACCCCAAAACCGCTAATATGAAGGCGATGATCAGCAGAACTGGTTGAATGTTCATTCCAAAATCGGTGATTCTGTCTCCTTTTATGAGTGAGGGTTTCTTAAGGTAGAGTCTAATCGTGTTTTTACCGTATTGAAATTGCTGTTTAAAGTATTCCCGCCACGTTTGCCTATTAAAATGGTAGCACTTTGCTTCTGGTTCGAAAATTATTTTGTAGCCTCTATCAGTTATCCTATACCCGAGTTCAGTGTCATATTGTGTGGGGAGACTCTCATCGAACCCTCCAACCTTCTCCAAGACGTTTCGTCTGATTAGCAAATTCATGGTTGCCAGACGCTTGATGTCTCCGCTTTTTAACAGCCTGCCATATCTATATTTGATGTCATATCCAATGCATCTGGGTAGGACACGTTGGGGATTCCATGTTTCAATTCCTCCACCAACACACGCAACCAGCGGATCTTTCATGCGCCCAGCAAGCCTGCTCAACCAACCCCTTTCAACCTTCACATCGGCATCCACTATTGCGATTAAGTCGCCCCTCGCAATTTTTAATGCATAATTGTAGGCTGAAGGTGCATTTGAGGGCTTGACAATAACTTTTGCCGGGTATTTCTTGGCTATCTCTACGGTTGAATCTTTTGAACCACCATCCACAACTATAACTTCCATGAGATCCCTTGGATAATCCAAATCAAAAATTGACTTCAAACATTCATCGATTGTCTGCTCATTATTTAGAGTTGTGATGATTATTGACACTGTTGGAAAATCCTTTAGCGTTGCCATGCTAAACGCCAACATAGGCAGCCAAAATGGACATGAAAATTTTGATGCCATCCCTAAAAGGTGCCAGCTTAGATTTCCCGTAGGTTCTTTGCTCAAAACTTATTGAAACCTCTTTTGATTTGAACCCGCTCTTTAAAGCCTTCACAAGCATTTCAGACTCAATTTCATACCCTTTAGACTTCAATTGAATTTTCTC
Coding sequences:
- a CDS encoding glycosyltransferase; this encodes MATLKDFPTVSIIITTLNNEQTIDECLKSIFDLDYPRDLMEVIVVDGGSKDSTVEIAKKYPAKVIVKPSNAPSAYNYALKIARGDLIAIVDADVKVERGWLSRLAGRMKDPLVACVGGGIETWNPQRVLPRCIGYDIKYRYGRLLKSGDIKRLATMNLLIRRNVLEKVGGFDESLPTQYDTELGYRITDRGYKIIFEPEAKCYHFNRQTWREYFKQQFQYGKNTIRLYLKKPSLIKGDRITDFGMNIQPVLLIIAFILAVLGLTLEQARFTLYVSTAILAFLLAYYVIYAAKVSLQFKDPTALLLVPICFVRAVAWTLGGIFGIFKTVKAGEESPVD